One Littorina saxatilis isolate snail1 linkage group LG12, US_GU_Lsax_2.0, whole genome shotgun sequence genomic region harbors:
- the LOC138982094 gene encoding dopamine receptor 2-like: protein MVSREQPSTIPGTVPTAASHDGGAWSATQTTSRYHDVTPDDVTVGGADVTGGLSALREVGVTLLSSLQENSTTVGSNIINTSSSSSGNDSFIISTNSSLSSYLSEEAERNVGRIFKDVGDVTWTYAESVTQWTTGTDNVSSNSSSNVTESLYELQHPAMGIMLALFSFVVITGNVMVIVAVFKELYLRSVTNYFIVSLAIADVMVGGVVMPFAISHEMTNEVWLYGQEWCDLWHSLDVLASTASILNLCVISLDRYWAITDPINYPSRMSNSKVCLLITLVWLCSAGISFPAIAWWKAVTPPDLPEHECLFTEDSGYLIISSLISFYIPTFIMMFVYAKIYRAAAAQSEGIKAGSKIASNGLRGDDGEVMTLRIHRGGFRSQEEHSHLHHHHHHHHSNGGGGGSGSSRDGGGGSGRDGLGGSGGSSSQIQYDRSTSDSDGDSPCHSTRIHVSDSNNSTPRPAKHITKRLRHFAISKKLTKLAREQKAAKTLGIVVGVFIICWLPFFVTNVLYGVCKLDCITNPDVLFPVVTWLGYINSGMNPIIYALSMRDFRRAFSKMIFCCCPRYRYQQHQRTYHHHNSMSTSSFSAACGDKCVALKI, encoded by the coding sequence ATGGTGAGTCGCGAGCAGCCCAGCACGATCCCTGGTACAGTGCCCACAGCAGCGTCACACGATGGAGGGGCTTGGTCAGCAACACAGACAACGTCACGCTACCATGACGTCACTCCTGATGACGTCACAGTGGGTGGCGCTGACGTCACGGGGGGACTGTCCGCGCTGCGGGAGGTCGGCGTCACGCTTCTCTCCAGCCTACAGGAGAACTCCACTACGGTCGGAAGTAACATCATCAATACTAGCAGCAGCAGTAGTGGTAACGACAGTTTCATCATCTCCACGAATAGCAGCCTCAGTTCTTACCTCAGCGAGGAGGCGGAGAGAAACGTCGGCCGTATCTTTAAGGACGTGGGTGACGTCACGTGGACGTACGCGGAGAGCGTCACGCAGTGGACGACCGGCACAGACAACgtcagcagcaacagcagcagcaacgtCACGGAGTCGCTGTACGAGCTGCAGCACCCGGCCATGGGCATCATGCTGGCACTCTTCTCCTTCGTGGTCATCACGGGCAACGTCATGGTGATCGTGGCCGTGTTCAAGGAGCTGTACCTGCGCTCCGTCACCAACTACTTCATCGTATCGCTGGCCATCGCCGACGTGATGGTCGGGGGCGTGGTGATGCCCTTCGCCATCTCGCACGAGATGACCAACGAGGTGTGGCTGTACGGTCAGGAGTGGTGCGACCTGTGGCACTCCCTGGACGTCCTCGCATCCACCGCTTCCATCCTCAACCTGTGCGTCATCAGCCTCGACCGCTACTGGGCCATCACAGACCCCATCAACTACCCCAGCAGGATGTCCAACTCCAAGGTGTGTTTGCTCATCACTCTGGTCTGGCTGTGCTCCGCGGGTATTTCCTTCCCTGCAATAGCGTGGTGGAAGGCCGTCACGCCGCCCGACCTGCCCGAGCACGAGTGTCTCTTTACGGAGGACAGCGGCTACCTCATTATCTCCTCGCTCATCTCCTTCTACATCCCCACCTTCATCATGATGTTCGTCTACGCCAAGATCTACCGCGCAGCCGCGGCGCAGTCGGAGGGCATCAAGGCGGGGAGTAAGATCGCCTCCAACGGGTTGCGCGGGGACGACGGCGAGGTGATGACGCTGCGCATCCATCGAGGCGGCTTCCGGAGCCAGGAGGAGCACTCTCACCtgcaccaccatcaccatcatcaccacagcaacggagggggtggtggtagtggtagtagtagggACGGCGGTGGTGGTAGCGGAAGAGACGGTCTTGGCGGTAGTGGTGGCAGCAGCAGCCAGATACAGTACGATCGCTCGACGAGCGACAGCGACGGAGATTCTCCGTGCCACAGCACACGCATCCACGTGTCggacagcaacaacagcacGCCGCGGCCAGCCAAGCACATCACCAAACGCCTGAGACACTTCGCCATCAGCAAAAAGCTGACCAAGCTAGCCCGCGAGCAGAAGGCGGCCAAGACGTTGGGCATAGTCGTAGGGGTGTTTATCATCTGCTGGCTGCCCTTCTTCGTCACCAACGTGTTGTACGGCGTCTGCAAGCTGGACTGCATCACCAACCCCGACGTGCTCTTCCCCGTGGTGACGTGGTTGGGCTACATCAACTCCGGTATGAACCCTATCATATACGCTCTGTCCATGCGCGACTTCAGGCGAGCCTTCAGCAAGATGATTTTCTGCTGCTGCCCGCGATACCGCTACCAGCAGCACCAGAGGACCTACCATCACCACAACAGCATGTCCACTTCTTCTTTCTCCGCCGCGTGTGGAGACAAGTGCGTGGCTCTCAAGATCTAG